A stretch of Candidatus Dadabacteria bacterium DNA encodes these proteins:
- a CDS encoding transposase, giving the protein MPNKPSFSDLAYKNKKKITRRQRFLEKMDKILPWEPLLEPILSKYPKSRRGRRPVPPKVMLRIYLMQQWYGLSDPAMEESLYDIESMRRFAGVSMQRIPDESTICKFRHFLLRHQITEGVFRLAKKCLSEHGLTVSRGKIIEPRLRRVRQKADMGKSTER; this is encoded by the coding sequence ATGCCGAACAAGCCCAGTTTTTCTGATTTAGCCTACAAAAACAAAAAGAAAATAACCCGCAGACAGCGGTTCCTTGAAAAAATGGACAAAATCCTGCCGTGGGAACCACTGCTTGAACCCATACTAAGCAAATATCCGAAGTCGCGCAGGGGACGCCGACCTGTTCCGCCCAAGGTTATGCTGCGAATTTACCTGATGCAACAATGGTACGGTCTGTCAGACCCGGCAATGGAAGAAAGCCTTTATGACATTGAGTCCATGCGCCGCTTTGCCGGCGTGTCAATGCAGAGAATTCCGGACGAGAGTACTATTTGCAAGTTCCGCCACTTTCTGCTGAGACATCAAATAACGGAAGGAGTGTTCCGCCTTGCCAAGAAGTGCCTGTCGGAACACGGCTTAACGGTGAGCAGGGGCAAGATTATAGAACCCAGATTACGCAGGGTCAGGCAGAAAGCCGACATGGGCAAGAGTACGGAACGGTAA
- a CDS encoding chlorite dismutase family protein gives MSEPKDSQLDLSEKGRGGESLDRRLFMQFLGFGGIDPVLESLLVRDLENSSLAAVLYSDVNDYKGAGLLTMSETPEFFVTELRQFLSDSSFATLKPKPEYTMLGRTYSLGYEKELERTLISGPKQKIFDPELVWAIWYPLRRAKAFETLPYEEQRAVLGEHGKVGFQFGDAGYAKDIRLASHGLDKNDNDFVIGILGRDLYPLSALVERMRKTRQTSRHLESLGPFFIGKKLFSTGQAI, from the coding sequence ATGAGCGAACCCAAAGACAGCCAGCTTGACTTAAGCGAGAAAGGAAGAGGGGGCGAGTCCCTTGACAGGAGGCTTTTCATGCAGTTTCTGGGTTTCGGGGGTATTGATCCGGTGCTTGAATCCCTTTTGGTTCGGGATCTTGAGAATTCTTCCTTAGCGGCGGTTCTTTATTCGGACGTAAATGATTACAAAGGCGCAGGCCTTTTGACCATGAGCGAGACTCCCGAATTTTTCGTCACGGAACTCAGGCAATTTCTCTCTGACTCCTCTTTTGCCACACTTAAGCCGAAGCCTGAGTACACGATGCTCGGAAGGACGTACTCGCTCGGTTATGAAAAGGAACTCGAAAGAACCCTGATTTCGGGCCCGAAGCAGAAAATCTTTGACCCGGAACTTGTCTGGGCCATATGGTATCCGCTCAGGAGGGCTAAGGCCTTTGAAACCCTCCCTTACGAGGAGCAAAGAGCTGTTCTTGGGGAACACGGCAAGGTAGGGTTTCAGTTCGGGGATGCGGGATACGCAAAGGACATCCGTCTTGCGAGCCACGGTCTTGACAAAAATGACAATGATTTCGTGATAGGGATTCTGGGCAGAGATCTCTATCCTCTTTCCGCACTGGTGGAGAGGATGAGAAAGACGCGGCAGACTTCAAGGCACCTTGAAAGCCTAGGACCGTTTTTTATCGGCAAAAAACTGTTTTCAACCGGACAGGCCATATGA
- the ftsY gene encoding signal recognition particle-docking protein FtsY, translating to MKEGTELLSGLGTHIDLEIAVPVAIAVAVLAAAYFLFRKKEVAPETVAQQQPEAVSAEPEEVEPPPESPAPEAAPGQVVETEPEPQFTAPEPVAVEEDVVTPPADSVPVAEPIEISEGPISPEETEAEPEEPKAEEEPEETKVPEEPEEEVVAEEKEDDTEGDFFSRLSFGLSKTRRGILQNLEHVFSSGKIDDAAWDEFEEVLIMSDMGVATTAKLREKVSSAVGAGDGGDMEKIKSLLEKEILDILRGVESPVVELSAKPTVFMVAGVNGVGKTTSIGKIANRFTREEKKVMVAAADTFRAAAVEQLGVWAERVGSDFLRGQTGADPSAVAYDAVKASVSRGIDLLIIDTAGRVHTKTGLMDELKKLRRVIARELEGAPHETLLVVDATTGQNAVEQARVFGEAIGVTGIVLTKLDGTAKGGIIVAIAEQLGLPVKYIGVGEGLGDLREFDAEQFTRALFTSDKEALH from the coding sequence ATGAAAGAGGGTACTGAACTTCTATCAGGGCTTGGAACCCATATCGATCTGGAGATTGCGGTCCCGGTCGCTATAGCAGTCGCCGTACTTGCGGCGGCTTATTTTCTTTTCAGGAAGAAAGAAGTTGCGCCGGAGACCGTGGCGCAGCAGCAGCCCGAGGCCGTTTCCGCTGAACCTGAAGAGGTGGAGCCACCGCCCGAATCCCCCGCTCCGGAAGCCGCACCCGGGCAAGTTGTCGAGACTGAACCTGAACCGCAGTTTACCGCGCCCGAACCTGTAGCGGTGGAAGAAGATGTTGTGACGCCGCCTGCGGATTCCGTACCTGTTGCTGAACCGATCGAGATTTCCGAAGGGCCGATTTCCCCTGAAGAAACTGAAGCTGAACCCGAAGAACCGAAAGCTGAAGAGGAACCGGAGGAAACCAAGGTTCCCGAAGAGCCGGAGGAGGAAGTTGTTGCGGAAGAAAAAGAAGATGATACGGAAGGGGATTTCTTCTCGAGACTCAGCTTCGGACTTTCCAAAACTCGCAGGGGGATTCTTCAGAATCTTGAGCATGTTTTTTCATCCGGAAAAATTGATGACGCAGCCTGGGATGAGTTCGAGGAGGTACTCATAATGTCGGATATGGGAGTTGCGACCACCGCGAAGCTGCGAGAGAAAGTCTCATCTGCTGTCGGGGCAGGGGATGGTGGAGACATGGAGAAAATAAAAAGCCTTCTTGAAAAAGAGATCCTCGACATTCTAAGGGGAGTCGAGAGTCCGGTAGTTGAGCTTTCCGCCAAACCGACGGTTTTCATGGTGGCGGGAGTTAACGGCGTCGGGAAAACTACTTCCATAGGAAAAATCGCCAACAGGTTCACACGGGAAGAAAAAAAGGTAATGGTAGCCGCCGCCGACACATTCAGGGCGGCTGCGGTTGAACAGCTAGGGGTGTGGGCGGAACGGGTGGGAAGCGATTTTCTTCGCGGCCAGACCGGGGCGGACCCCTCCGCCGTAGCTTACGATGCGGTAAAGGCGTCAGTTTCAAGGGGTATTGACTTGCTTATAATAGATACCGCCGGGCGGGTTCACACGAAAACGGGGCTTATGGACGAACTCAAGAAGCTGAGGAGAGTGATAGCACGTGAACTCGAGGGAGCCCCCCATGAAACTCTCCTTGTCGTTGATGCCACTACTGGGCAGAATGCCGTGGAGCAGGCTAGGGTTTTTGGCGAGGCAATCGGGGTGACCGGTATAGTGCTTACTAAGCTCGACGGGACCGCCAAGGGGGGAATAATAGTGGCAATAGCGGAACAGTTAGGTCTTCCTGTGAAATACATAGGAGTTGGGGAGGGTCTCGGGGACCTGCGCGAATTTGACGCCGAACAGTTCACAAGGGCGCTCTTCACATCGGACAAGGAGGCTTTGCACTAG
- the ribD gene encoding bifunctional diaminohydroxyphosphoribosylaminopyrimidine deaminase/5-amino-6-(5-phosphoribosylamino)uracil reductase RibD, which translates to MSARDDREFMKKALRLALRGEGCTSPNPMVGAVCVVGGRIVGRGYHKKAGSPHAEIEAFLDAAQKGISLKDATLYVTLEPCCHTEKLTPPCTDAIIASGISDVVVGAIDPNPKVSGEGVDKLRKNGIAVRTGVLERECAEINEFFNRHVVSGLPFVILKSASTIDGKIASATGDSKWIGSLRQRKMAHRLRKKVDAVIVGINTVLTDDPGLDVRLVRGNVRQPVPVIMDSKLRIPPEAKIFSTHPRSIIATTERPGKLKEKKFRELGAEILRLKSDSAGHVSAADLLNELGAMGMCGVLVEGGSRVGACFLREGLVDKVVFFYSPKIIGGDGMSMIGDLGKQSIEEAINIKNIKVRRFGDEMMIEGYI; encoded by the coding sequence ATGTCCGCTCGAGATGACAGGGAATTTATGAAAAAAGCCCTGAGGCTTGCCCTCAGGGGAGAAGGGTGCACCAGTCCCAATCCCATGGTCGGTGCTGTCTGCGTAGTTGGAGGACGGATTGTGGGCCGCGGCTACCATAAAAAAGCTGGGTCCCCACATGCGGAAATAGAAGCATTCTTAGATGCCGCCCAAAAGGGAATTTCTCTTAAGGATGCTACGCTTTACGTGACACTTGAACCCTGCTGTCATACCGAAAAGCTTACTCCTCCGTGTACCGACGCCATAATAGCCTCGGGCATATCAGATGTTGTTGTGGGAGCCATCGATCCTAACCCGAAAGTAAGCGGAGAAGGGGTGGACAAGCTCCGTAAAAACGGGATAGCGGTAAGAACAGGCGTGCTCGAGAGGGAATGCGCGGAAATAAACGAGTTTTTCAACAGGCACGTCGTTTCGGGGCTTCCCTTCGTAATCTTAAAATCCGCCTCGACCATTGATGGCAAGATAGCTTCCGCAACAGGTGATTCCAAGTGGATAGGGAGCCTAAGGCAGAGAAAAATGGCCCATCGTCTCAGAAAGAAAGTGGACGCAGTAATTGTCGGGATAAACACGGTGCTTACGGATGATCCGGGACTTGACGTTCGACTCGTTAGGGGAAACGTTCGGCAGCCGGTTCCGGTGATTATGGATTCAAAGCTCCGTATTCCACCCGAAGCGAAGATTTTCAGCACTCATCCACGCTCCATAATAGCCACTACGGAGAGGCCGGGGAAGCTTAAGGAAAAGAAGTTTCGTGAACTTGGTGCCGAGATCCTGAGATTAAAATCCGATTCAGCGGGCCATGTGTCTGCAGCGGACCTTCTTAATGAACTCGGGGCCATGGGAATGTGCGGAGTTCTGGTTGAAGGTGGGAGCAGGGTGGGGGCCTGTTTTCTCCGTGAGGGCCTGGTTGACAAGGTAGTTTTCTTTTACTCGCCAAAGATTATCGGAGGTGACGGGATGAGCATGATCGGGGACCTTGGAAAGCAATCGATTGAGGAAGCGATCAATATCAAGAATATTAAGGTCAGAAGGTTCGGCGATGAAATGATGATAGAGGGTTACATATGA
- the nadD gene encoding nicotinate-nucleotide adenylyltransferase — protein MRVGLMGGSFDPVHAGHLRAAEEISEKLKLDEVVFIPTLVSPHKSSETMASPSHRFNMLNLSVKRNPRFRVSDMELRREPPSYTIDTLRALNESNPQNQHYFIMGCELFAEIDMWKDFSELFNYSSFVVLRRPGYDFADSTSPIPLALENDFRYSYNDRGMDVFAHKSSNELFFVNIAGIRVSSTEVRELARRGNSLRYLVAREVEGYIAENGLYQLEEKP, from the coding sequence ATGAGGGTAGGGCTTATGGGCGGCTCGTTCGACCCTGTGCATGCGGGTCACCTGAGGGCAGCCGAGGAGATAAGCGAAAAACTGAAGCTTGACGAGGTGGTCTTCATTCCGACTCTTGTCTCTCCTCATAAAAGTTCAGAGACCATGGCCTCCCCCTCCCACAGGTTCAATATGCTTAACCTCTCAGTAAAACGTAATCCCCGTTTCAGGGTTTCCGACATGGAACTCCGCAGGGAACCTCCTTCCTACACTATCGATACCCTCAGAGCGCTTAACGAAAGCAATCCGCAAAACCAGCATTATTTTATAATGGGTTGCGAACTTTTTGCGGAAATAGACATGTGGAAAGATTTCTCGGAGCTTTTTAACTACTCAAGCTTCGTTGTTCTTCGCCGACCCGGTTACGACTTTGCTGATTCCACCAGTCCAATTCCTCTTGCCCTCGAAAATGACTTTCGATATTCTTACAATGACAGGGGTATGGATGTTTTTGCTCACAAAAGCTCAAATGAGCTGTTTTTCGTAAATATCGCCGGTATAAGGGTTTCTTCCACGGAGGTCAGGGAACTCGCGCGCCGGGGCAACTCCCTCAGGTATCTGGTCGCGCGGGAAGTGGAGGGATACATAGCGGAAAACGGCCTATACCAGCTGGAGGAAAAACCATAG
- the rsfS gene encoding ribosome silencing factor has translation MFVARAAWEKKAEDPVILEIREKSDVADYFVVCSANSDRGVRTIVESVERELKKHGVKIFGTEGVSEGRWVLLDLVDVVLHVFYRPVREFYDIEGLWIDTPRVDLPFLKEGQIRGCLTPPGVFLAGDSFSSSDESWYV, from the coding sequence TTGTTTGTCGCCCGAGCCGCCTGGGAGAAGAAGGCGGAGGATCCCGTAATTCTGGAAATTAGGGAGAAAAGCGACGTGGCGGATTATTTCGTTGTGTGCAGCGCGAACTCCGACAGGGGAGTGCGGACCATAGTGGAGAGCGTTGAACGGGAACTTAAAAAACACGGAGTAAAAATATTCGGGACCGAAGGTGTCTCCGAAGGCCGATGGGTGCTGCTTGACCTCGTGGACGTGGTTCTCCACGTGTTCTACCGGCCCGTCCGGGAATTCTACGACATTGAGGGGCTGTGGATCGATACCCCGAGGGTGGATCTGCCCTTCCTTAAGGAAGGGCAGATCCGAGGTTGTCTGACACCGCCCGGCGTGTTCTTAGCGGGCGATTCTTTCTCTTCTTCTGACGAAAGTTGGTATGTCTAG
- the ftsZ gene encoding cell division protein FtsZ, whose product MASFRIENVEGGLGRAKIKVVGTGGAGGNAVNTMISRGLKEVEFVSVNTDFQDLSKSLAPTQLQIGESISRGLGSGGNPQIAKEAALEDREKIAEVLGEADMVFITAGMGGGTGTGVSPVIAQVCKERDILTVAIVTRPFEFEGIARREKADYGIEELDKYVDTLIVIPNDKLAAIHKVSILDAFRQADEVLYQAVKGISDIVTGTGYINVDFADVKSVMANHGGKALMSSGFAQGPNRATQAAQMAITSPLLEDVSIAGAKGILMNVTASEDFGIEELNEACSHVRERANGDIDLIFGLVFDEKAKDFVKITVVATGIEDYIDKRATDIISEQPYSPDIEEDLDIPTFVRRRERIAR is encoded by the coding sequence ATGGCAAGTTTTAGGATTGAGAATGTTGAAGGTGGCTTAGGCAGAGCCAAAATCAAGGTTGTAGGAACAGGTGGGGCTGGCGGAAACGCCGTGAACACCATGATAAGTAGAGGACTTAAAGAAGTGGAGTTCGTTTCCGTAAACACGGATTTCCAGGATCTGAGCAAATCACTGGCGCCGACGCAACTCCAGATAGGAGAAAGTATATCTAGGGGCCTCGGTTCTGGGGGAAATCCCCAGATTGCAAAGGAAGCCGCTCTTGAGGACAGAGAGAAGATAGCGGAGGTTCTCGGAGAGGCCGACATGGTTTTCATAACCGCAGGAATGGGAGGCGGAACCGGTACTGGCGTTTCTCCCGTAATCGCCCAAGTATGCAAGGAGAGGGATATTCTCACCGTGGCTATAGTCACAAGGCCCTTTGAATTCGAGGGAATTGCAAGAAGGGAAAAAGCCGACTACGGAATTGAGGAGCTGGACAAATATGTCGACACGCTGATTGTGATCCCCAACGACAAGCTTGCGGCCATACACAAGGTCAGCATTCTTGACGCTTTTCGTCAGGCGGACGAAGTTCTTTACCAAGCGGTAAAGGGAATTTCCGACATCGTTACGGGAACTGGATACATCAATGTCGATTTTGCCGATGTGAAAAGCGTAATGGCAAATCACGGAGGCAAAGCCCTTATGAGTTCCGGGTTCGCACAGGGTCCGAACCGGGCGACTCAGGCAGCGCAGATGGCCATAACAAGTCCTCTTCTCGAGGATGTATCCATTGCTGGAGCCAAGGGGATACTGATGAACGTAACGGCTTCGGAGGATTTCGGAATTGAGGAACTGAACGAAGCGTGCAGTCACGTGAGGGAAAGGGCAAACGGCGATATCGACCTGATTTTCGGTCTGGTCTTCGATGAAAAGGCCAAGGATTTCGTAAAAATCACCGTGGTCGCGACCGGGATAGAAGATTACATCGATAAAAGGGCGACCGATATAATTTCGGAACAGCCGTACAGCCCCGATATAGAGGAAGACCTAGACATACCAACTTTCGTCAGAAGAAGAGAAAGAATCGCCCGCTAA